In one window of Cryptococcus neoformans var. neoformans JEC21 chromosome 7 sequence DNA:
- a CDS encoding cytoplasm protein, putative, which yields MSGEKPTEEQIEDVILSARFGDLDDLKTFVDTFGKEVLAEARDERGNTVLHMCCGNGHLDVLEYLLPRLPPSLLSVTNETGSPAMHYAVANNHTECVKALVNWPEEQGGGLPLLKQKNASGRDAFLESIFAGEGKEEVSGWIEGYLYRVEGGDDEEEGEGEGKEIKMSVGDEVVEDEAEVVDELAEKAEALEVKDEKEKKRSN from the exons ATGTCCGGCGAAAAACCAACCGAAGAACAAATTGAAGACGTCATCCTCTCTGCTCGATTTGGCGATCTTGATGACCTTAAGACTTTTGTCGACACTTTTGGTAAAGAAGTTTTGGCCGAAGCGAGAGATGAACGGGGAAACACTGTCTTACATATGTGCTGTGGTAATGGCCATCTCG ATGTCTTGGAATACCTCCTCCCACGTTTACCTCCCTCGCTCCTTTCCGTGACCAATGAAACCGGATCCCCCGCTATGCACTACGCTGTGGCGAACAATCATACCGAATGTGTGAAGGCGCTTGTCAACTGGCCCGAGGAACAGGGAGGTGGTCTTCCGTTGTTGAAG CAAAAGAACGCTTCCGGCCGAGACGCTTTCCTTGAATCCATATTCGCCGgtgaaggcaaagaagaagtttcAGGTTGGATCGAGGGATACCTGTACAGGGTTGAAGGcggagatgacgaggaagaaggtgaaggagaggggaaggagatcAAAATGTCTGTAGGAGACGAGGTTGTTGAAGACGAGGCCGAGGTGGTTGATGAGCTTGCGGAGAAGGCTGAGGCGCTTGAAgtcaaggatgaaaaggagaagaagagatccAACTAG
- a CDS encoding expressed protein: MASMLERLMAKTFQKQTPPADEQPDSTPYRPRREPLPYEIPDPKGTPWLLKVPDEVLERIFSNVDRVTFVRCHRVCSQINNFLSGNTSMKLRNLLQTSSLILNPNALLPDAVNPHLVPPSKAQLLDTLRERLTRFRSFSPKSEETVKFQEYEGRLYEFLEGVLVRSVPIPYSRQIGNEIGVYEFGKMGEWEDVKNRPGDGRDGGGKNRDEDDAMDEIIDIEEDEEFGNIRRTHKFGFQMLDFAFDPGQDLFVVAEYKPHPQDPTINLHLFTLSTFQPHPRAKEHILTWPSGTLYGRAPSLGFQICDDGLFVLKNHHRGSKDMLCGWQWTTGRLAVTLIAPHTSTFESFICLTPSSFAIPSVSTTLNPDSEILGDLTDPSDLIFSHHLNIYAFPPLSSTTVNEHEPVPPPHTATHVTTIDLPEFVIDFENDLPPPRMTIRADPAPRYNLPTHPIGSPQPFIPDPESGIVVLEFYCQPTEDEEGHLQTTHYVMFVRKKTLLGYLPAPTSPLLFSAFPRPAPVVPFANIAPKVRMLGPHQYVPSWVCYVYQDRYVTRSDVESEPCIQLYDFDPMRVRQAQFDPELKDGQNAFEVITEEADVPSHQEYRHSTLVKGVKTGAELPCTVAELELLDDGVHTIIIDAERIIAFDDSEDENDELFMRIMEF; the protein is encoded by the exons ATGGCATCCATGTTGGAGCGCCTTATGGCAAAGACTTTTCAAAAGCAAACCCCTCCAGCCGATGAGCAGCCCGATTCTACGCCCTATCGCCCTCGCCGAGAACCTCTTCCATACGAGATCCCGGACCCCAAGGGCACTCCATGGCTTCTCAAAGTCCCAGACGAAGTTCTCGAGCGAATTTTTTCTAATGTAGATCGCGTGACATTTGTGCGGTGCCATCGA GTTTGTTCTCAGATCAACAATTTTCTGAGCGGGAATACTTCTATGAAGCTTCGAAATCTCCTACAAACATCTTCCCTCATTCTCAATCCCAATGCTCTCCTTCCTGATGCAGTCAATCCACACCTCGTGCCGCCCTCTAAGGCTCAGCTTTTGGACACCCTCCGAGAACGCCTCACACGTTTCCGTAGTTTTTCACCCAAGTCGGAGGAGACTGTTAAATTTCAGGAATATGAGGGGAGGTTATATGAGTTTTTAGAAGGTGTATTGGTGCGGAGTGTACCTATCCCTTATTCGAGACAGATTGGGAATGAGATTGGAGTGTACGAGTttgggaagatgggagaaTGGGAGGATGTGAAGAATAGACCTGGTGATGGcagagatggtggtggaaaaaaccgagatgaggatgatgcgATGGATGAGATTATTGATatcgaggaagatgaagagtttGGTAATATCAGGCGAACGCACAAATTTGGCTTTCAAATGTTGGATTTCGCTTTTGATCCGGGACAGGATCTTTTCGTCGTAGCCGAATACAA gcctcatcctcaagatCCTACTATCAACCTTCACCTCTTTACACTCTCTACTTTCCAGCCCCATCCACGAGCCAAAGAGCATATCCTCACTTGGCCCTCAGGAACACTCTATGGGAGAGCCCCTTCACTAGGCTTCCAGATATGTGATGACGGGCTGTTCGTGCTCAAGAATCATCATCGCGGAAGTAAAGATATGCTCTGTGGATGGCAATGGACGACTGGTCGATTGGCGGTCACACTTATTGCTCCTCATACATCCACGTTCGAGTCTTTCATTTGTCTtacaccttcatctttcgcCATTCCCAGCGTATCGACGACTTTGAACCCCGATTCTGAGATCCTTGGGGACCTTACCGACCCGAGCGACCTCATATTTTCCCATCATCTCAACATCTAtgcctttcctcctctttccagcaCTACGGTGAACGAACACGAACCTGTCCCTCCTCCGCACACAGCTACGCACGTCACGACCATTGACCTACCCGAATTTGTCATTGATTTCGAAAAcgatcttcctccaccacgAATGACGATTCGTGCCGATCCTGCACCCAGGTACAATCTCCCTACCCACCCTATCGGGTCCCCTCAGCCGTTTATCCCCGATCCTGAAAGCGGTATTGTCGTCCTCGAATTTTACTGTCAACCCactgaagatgaagagggacaTCTCCAGACCACGCATTATGTAATGtttgtgaggaagaagacattATTGGGCTATCTTCCTGCACCCACTAGTCCCTTGTTGTTCAGTGCATTCCCCAGGCCCGCGCCAGTCGTGCCATTTGCAAATATCGCACCCAAAGTAAGGATGCTCGGTCCTCACCAGTATGTCCCAT CGTGGGTATGCTACGTCTACCAAGACCGATATGTTACCAGAAGCGATGTCGAAAGCGAACCTTGCATCCAGCTGTACGACTTTGACCCTATGCGGGTCCGTCAAGCCCAGTTCGACCCTGAATTGAAAGACGGTCAAAATGCGTTTGAGGTGATCACGGAGGAAGCTGATGTACCATCGCATCAAGAATATAGACACTCGACGTTGGTTAAGGGTGTGAAGACGGGAGCGGAGTTGCCTTGCACGGTGGCAGAGCTGGAACTGTTGGATGATGGGGTACATACGATCATCATTGATGCGGAGAGAATTATAGCCTTCGAT GATTCAGAAGACGAGAATGACGAGTTATTCATGCGCATCATGGAATTTTAG